The following coding sequences are from one Frigoribacterium sp. Leaf415 window:
- a CDS encoding TetR/AcrR family transcriptional regulator, which produces MAQRGSYAKGVAKRTEILDTALDVVARNGFRGTSVKELADSVGLSQAGLLHYFDSKDELFTAILRRRDEVDYALADQHVDIVEQLIAVIRHNADVPGLVQLFASMSTAATSDPSHAAHAYFVERYASIRAQVAAAITVRQQRGEVPAGVDPTRLATVLLAVSDGMQIQWMLDPATDMAEHVELVWSLALAAVATPT; this is translated from the coding sequence ATGGCACAACGGGGTTCGTACGCGAAGGGCGTGGCCAAGCGCACCGAGATCCTCGACACGGCGCTCGACGTGGTCGCCCGCAACGGGTTCCGCGGCACGTCGGTCAAAGAGCTGGCCGACTCGGTCGGCCTCAGCCAGGCCGGGCTGCTGCACTACTTCGACAGCAAGGACGAGCTGTTCACGGCCATCCTGCGCCGCCGCGACGAGGTCGACTACGCCCTCGCCGACCAGCACGTCGACATCGTCGAGCAGCTGATCGCGGTCATCCGGCACAACGCCGACGTGCCCGGGCTGGTCCAGCTGTTCGCGAGCATGTCGACGGCCGCGACGAGCGACCCGAGCCATGCCGCCCACGCGTACTTCGTCGAGCGTTACGCGTCGATCCGAGCCCAGGTCGCCGCGGCGATCACCGTCCGACAGCAGCGGGGAGAGGTGCCGGCGGGCGTCGACCCCACCCGCCTCGCGACCGTGCTGCTCGCGGTCAGCGACGGCATGCAGATCCAGTGGATGCTCGACCCCGCCACCGACATGGCCGAGCACGTCGAACTCGTCTGGAGCCTGGCGCTGGCGGCGGTGGCGACTCCCACCTGA
- a CDS encoding NAD-dependent epimerase/dehydratase family protein, which produces MSSPRTPTTRVAVTGGSGKLGRAVVRDLAEHGYEVVLLDRVPSPDPVEGVVFVKVDLTDYGQVAQALTSVDDRYDHIDAVVHLGAIPAPGLVPNAALFTNNVTSSYNVFAAARAAKIRNVVWASSETLLGIPFDIDPPYLPLDEEYPVRPESSYSLGKAVEEEMARHFTRWDRQLKLIGLRFSNVMDDGDYSEYPFDESPEKRTFNLFSYIDARDGAQAVRKALESDLVGFEAFIIAASDTVMNTPTAVLAEQYWPQVEKRRAVEGVEPLLSSDKARDLLGFVPEYSWREWGERTGNHRG; this is translated from the coding sequence ATGTCGTCTCCCCGCACCCCCACCACCCGAGTCGCCGTCACCGGCGGCAGCGGCAAGCTCGGCCGTGCCGTCGTGCGCGACCTGGCCGAGCACGGCTACGAGGTCGTCCTGCTCGACCGCGTGCCCAGCCCCGACCCCGTCGAGGGCGTCGTGTTCGTCAAGGTCGACCTGACCGACTACGGCCAGGTCGCCCAGGCCCTGACGAGCGTGGACGACCGGTACGACCACATCGACGCCGTCGTGCACCTCGGCGCGATCCCGGCGCCCGGACTGGTGCCGAACGCCGCCCTCTTCACGAACAACGTGACGTCGAGCTACAACGTGTTCGCCGCCGCCCGCGCCGCGAAGATCCGCAACGTGGTGTGGGCCTCGAGCGAGACGCTGTTGGGCATCCCGTTCGACATCGACCCGCCCTACCTGCCGCTCGACGAGGAGTACCCAGTGCGCCCCGAGTCGTCGTACTCGCTCGGCAAGGCCGTCGAGGAAGAGATGGCGCGGCACTTCACGCGCTGGGACCGCCAGCTCAAGCTGATCGGCCTGCGCTTCTCGAACGTGATGGACGACGGCGACTACTCGGAGTACCCCTTCGACGAGTCCCCCGAGAAGCGCACCTTCAACCTGTTCTCGTACATCGACGCCCGCGACGGCGCCCAGGCCGTGCGCAAGGCGCTCGAGAGCGACCTGGTCGGCTTCGAGGCGTTCATCATCGCCGCGTCCGACACCGTGATGAACACGCCGACGGCCGTGCTCGCCGAGCAGTACTGGCCGCAGGTCGAGAAGCGCCGGGCCGTCGAGGGCGTCGAGCCGCTGCTCAGCAGCGACAAGGCCCGCGACCTGCTCGGTTTCGTGCCCGAGTACTCGTGGCGCGAGTGGGGCGAGCGCACGGGCAACCACCGCGGCTGA
- a CDS encoding flavin reductase family protein, translating into MTRTTSLAPVERSAFAAFPSGVAALAATGVDGPDGMVVSSFTVGASFDPPMVTFAARQDSATWARLRTAPSLGVSVLAADQGLLCRQLSSRTRAARFADVDHVVTDDGAVLVSGTPLRLECVVHREVPAGDHVVVILQVLGAEVDDTAAPLVYHGTAFHSLQPIG; encoded by the coding sequence ATGACCCGCACCACGTCGCTCGCCCCGGTCGAACGCTCGGCGTTCGCCGCCTTCCCGAGCGGGGTCGCCGCGCTCGCCGCCACGGGGGTCGACGGCCCGGACGGCATGGTCGTCTCGAGCTTCACGGTCGGGGCGTCGTTCGACCCGCCGATGGTGACCTTCGCCGCACGTCAGGACTCGGCGACGTGGGCTCGCCTGCGCACGGCACCGAGCCTGGGCGTCTCGGTGCTCGCCGCCGACCAGGGCCTGCTCTGTCGTCAGCTCTCGTCGCGCACCCGGGCCGCTCGGTTCGCCGACGTCGACCACGTCGTCACCGACGACGGGGCCGTCCTGGTGTCGGGCACCCCGCTACGGCTCGAGTGCGTCGTCCACCGCGAGGTGCCGGCCGGCGACCACGTCGTCGTCATCTTGCAGGTGCTCGGCGCCGAGGTCGACGACACGGCGGCACCGCTCGTCTACCACGGCACAGCCTTCCACTCGTTGCAGCCGATCGGCTGA
- a CDS encoding DEAD/DEAH box helicase, with amino-acid sequence MSPAPAAPLAALLPSTPGADSYDADTAYTAFAEWAESRGLPLYPAQDEAMMELVGGASVILSTPTGTGKSLVAAGAHFVALSQGGRSYYTAPIKALVSEKFFALVELFGPENVGMVTGDSSVNADAPIICCTAEILANLALRHGADAAVDQVVMDEFHFYGDQSRGWAWQVPLLLLPRAQFLLMSATLGDVTRITDDLARRTGRPVARVTGVERPVPLHYFYAQTPVQETVEELLSTGEAPVYVVHFSQAAALERAQALSSIKVASREQRDEIAELIGGFRFSTGFGKTLNRLVRSGIGVHHAGMLPKYRRLVEQLAQRGLLRVICGTDTLGVGINVPIRTVLLTALTKFDGTRMRQLSAREFHQIAGRAGRAGYDTSGTVTLQAPEHEIDNLKQIERAGDDPKKKRKIVRKKAPDGFVSWGEPSFTKLIAAEPEALTSHMQVTHAMLLNVIGRGGDVFANVRSLVFDNHEPLAKQYAMARQAISIYRTLRTAEVVVQEPSPDGGAPTIRLTVDLQANFALNQPLSPFALATFEVLDVESPTYALDMVSVVEATLDDPRPILSQQQFKARGEAVAAMKSEGIEYDQRMELLEEVTWPKPLDELLTALFETYAASQPWIGDFALSPKSVVRDLYERAMTFGDFVNFYGLARSEGLVLRYLSDAFRALRQTVPDEAKTDELVDVIEWLGELVRQVDSSLLDEWEEMVNPREVEAHDEIVPPTLRNLTANARAFRIMVRNELFRRVELAARDDADALGALDAGSGWDADRWGEALDRYYDEYDSIGTDAAARGPQMLQVEQLPTVWRVRQILADPEGDHDFGISAVVDLASSDERGEAVVTVTAVGPASERSRPSPVEG; translated from the coding sequence ATGTCGCCCGCTCCCGCCGCCCCACTCGCCGCCCTGCTCCCGTCGACGCCGGGGGCGGACTCGTACGACGCCGACACGGCGTACACGGCCTTCGCCGAGTGGGCCGAGTCACGCGGGCTGCCGCTCTACCCGGCCCAGGACGAGGCGATGATGGAGCTCGTCGGCGGCGCGTCGGTGATCCTCAGCACGCCGACGGGAACCGGCAAGTCGCTCGTCGCGGCCGGCGCGCACTTCGTCGCCCTGAGCCAGGGCGGGCGTTCGTACTACACGGCCCCGATCAAGGCGCTGGTCAGCGAGAAGTTCTTCGCGCTGGTCGAGCTCTTCGGGCCCGAGAACGTCGGCATGGTGACCGGCGACTCGTCGGTCAACGCCGACGCGCCCATCATCTGCTGCACCGCCGAGATCCTCGCGAACCTGGCGCTGCGGCACGGGGCCGACGCGGCCGTCGACCAGGTCGTCATGGACGAGTTCCACTTCTACGGCGACCAGTCGCGCGGGTGGGCCTGGCAGGTGCCGCTGTTGCTGCTGCCGCGCGCGCAGTTCCTGCTCATGTCGGCCACCCTCGGCGACGTCACCCGCATCACCGACGACCTGGCGCGGCGCACCGGTCGGCCCGTCGCGCGGGTCACCGGCGTCGAGCGTCCCGTGCCGCTGCACTACTTCTACGCCCAGACGCCCGTGCAAGAGACGGTCGAAGAGCTGCTCTCGACCGGCGAGGCACCCGTCTACGTCGTCCACTTCTCGCAGGCCGCGGCACTCGAGCGGGCGCAGGCGCTCTCGAGCATCAAGGTCGCCAGCCGCGAGCAACGCGACGAGATCGCCGAGCTGATCGGCGGGTTCCGGTTCAGCACGGGCTTCGGCAAGACCCTCAACCGCCTGGTGCGCTCGGGCATCGGCGTGCACCACGCGGGCATGCTGCCCAAGTACCGTCGCCTGGTCGAGCAACTCGCGCAACGCGGCCTGCTGCGGGTCATCTGCGGCACCGACACGCTCGGCGTCGGCATCAACGTGCCGATCCGCACGGTGCTGCTGACAGCGCTGACCAAGTTCGACGGCACCCGCATGCGCCAGTTGAGCGCCCGCGAGTTCCACCAGATCGCCGGGCGGGCCGGTCGCGCGGGCTACGACACCTCGGGCACGGTCACGTTGCAGGCGCCGGAACACGAGATCGACAACCTCAAACAGATCGAGAGGGCGGGCGACGACCCGAAGAAGAAGCGCAAGATCGTCCGCAAGAAGGCGCCCGACGGGTTCGTGTCCTGGGGTGAGCCCAGCTTCACCAAGCTGATCGCCGCCGAGCCCGAGGCGCTGACCTCGCACATGCAGGTCACCCACGCCATGCTGCTCAACGTCATCGGACGCGGCGGCGACGTCTTCGCGAACGTGCGCTCCCTGGTCTTCGACAACCACGAGCCGCTCGCCAAGCAGTACGCCATGGCCCGGCAGGCCATCTCGATCTACCGCACGCTGCGCACCGCCGAGGTCGTCGTGCAAGAGCCCTCGCCCGACGGCGGTGCCCCGACCATCCGCCTGACGGTCGACCTGCAGGCGAACTTCGCCCTGAACCAGCCGCTGTCGCCCTTCGCCCTGGCGACCTTCGAGGTGCTCGACGTCGAGTCGCCCACCTACGCGCTCGACATGGTGTCGGTGGTCGAGGCGACGCTCGACGACCCGCGGCCGATCCTGTCGCAACAGCAGTTCAAGGCCCGGGGCGAGGCCGTGGCCGCGATGAAGTCCGAGGGCATCGAGTACGACCAGCGCATGGAACTCCTCGAAGAGGTCACCTGGCCCAAGCCGCTCGACGAGTTGCTGACGGCCCTGTTCGAGACCTACGCGGCCTCCCAGCCCTGGATCGGCGACTTCGCGCTCAGCCCCAAGTCGGTCGTGCGCGACCTGTACGAGCGCGCCATGACCTTCGGCGACTTCGTGAACTTCTACGGGCTGGCCCGTTCCGAGGGTCTCGTGCTGCGCTACCTCTCGGACGCCTTCCGCGCCCTGCGCCAGACCGTGCCCGACGAGGCCAAGACCGACGAGCTGGTCGACGTCATCGAGTGGCTCGGCGAGCTCGTGCGGCAGGTCGACTCGAGCCTGCTCGACGAGTGGGAAGAGATGGTGAACCCGCGCGAGGTCGAAGCCCACGACGAGATCGTGCCTCCGACGCTGCGCAACCTCACCGCCAACGCGAGGGCCTTCCGCATCATGGTGCGCAACGAGCTGTTCCGTCGCGTCGAACTGGCCGCCCGGGACGACGCGGACGCCCTCGGCGCCCTCGACGCGGGTTCGGGCTGGGACGCCGACCGTTGGGGTGAGGCCCTCGACCGGTACTACGACGAGTACGACTCCATCGGCACGGACGCCGCGGCCCGGGGGCCGCAGATGCTGCAGGTCGAGCAGCTGCCCACGGTGTGGCGTGTGCGGCAGATCCTGGCCGACCCCGAGGGCGACCACGACTTCGGCATCTCGGCCGTGGTCGACCTCGCCTCGAGCGACGAGCGGGGCGAGGCCGTCGTGACGGTGACGGCCGTCGGGCCGGCCTCCGAGCGGAGCCGACCGTCACCCGTCGAGGGGTAA
- a CDS encoding DUF4190 domain-containing protein: MSTPQPPYGSSDEPRDPRDENGRGDQTPPPSAPQPPQSAYGTTPPPSAPQPAYGAPQQPYGAQSQQPYGGQQAPYGAAPTGAPAYGQAPQSPQGGNGLAIASIVVGGVGLLLSFIGFGAILAIVGLVLGIIALVKKKGARMLALIGTIVSGVGVLIGIAVVIVGLVIGLASVQAVNDSLPTSGSIDSGDSGSADSDASAENNAFGDTFTYDDGIAVTVSAPEAYTPGEYSSGADQAASVVFTVTIENGTDANFEPMPYETATSGGVEASKVYDSDIESSPTTVVPAGQTITYRIVFSVADADQIVFQMSPSFDYDDVVFTS, from the coding sequence ATGAGCACTCCGCAGCCGCCCTACGGTTCGTCCGACGAGCCCCGTGACCCCCGCGACGAGAACGGACGCGGCGACCAGACGCCTCCGCCGTCGGCACCCCAGCCCCCGCAGTCGGCGTACGGCACGACGCCCCCGCCGTCGGCACCCCAGCCCGCCTACGGAGCACCCCAGCAGCCCTACGGTGCGCAGTCGCAGCAGCCCTACGGCGGCCAGCAGGCGCCCTACGGTGCCGCCCCGACCGGTGCGCCGGCCTACGGCCAGGCCCCTCAGTCGCCGCAGGGCGGCAACGGGCTCGCCATCGCCTCGATCGTCGTCGGCGGCGTCGGGCTGCTGTTGTCGTTCATCGGGTTCGGCGCGATCCTCGCGATCGTCGGTCTCGTGCTCGGCATCATCGCGCTCGTCAAGAAGAAGGGCGCGCGCATGCTCGCCCTCATCGGCACGATCGTGTCGGGGGTCGGCGTGCTCATCGGCATCGCCGTCGTGATCGTCGGACTCGTCATCGGGCTCGCCTCCGTCCAGGCCGTCAACGACTCCCTGCCGACGAGCGGCTCGATCGACTCGGGTGACTCCGGGTCCGCCGACAGCGACGCCTCGGCCGAGAACAACGCCTTCGGCGACACCTTCACCTACGACGACGGCATCGCCGTGACGGTCTCGGCGCCCGAGGCGTACACGCCCGGCGAGTACTCGAGCGGCGCCGACCAGGCGGCCTCGGTGGTCTTCACGGTGACGATCGAGAACGGCACCGACGCGAACTTCGAGCCGATGCCCTACGAGACGGCCACCTCGGGCGGCGTCGAGGCCAGCAAGGTCTACGACTCCGACATCGAGAGCTCGCCCACGACGGTCGTCCCGGCCGGCCAGACCATCACCTACCGCATCGTGTTCTCGGTGGCCGACGCCGACCAGATCGTGTTCCAGATGTCCCCGTCGTTCGACTACGACGACGTGGTCTTCACGAGCTGA
- a CDS encoding beta-glucosidase family protein, protein MTLHSDGDAADDQARHDLARHDLARHDQARLVELLGRLTLDEKVQLLTGRDFWTTHPNEKIGLRRILVSDGPSGVRGEVWDERSPSLNLPSASSLSSSWDPDLARRYGAAAAVEARRKGVDVVLGPTINLHRSPLGGRHFEAFSEDPVLTAELAAAYVHGVQDNGVGATPKHYVANDYETDRFTASTVVSDRALRELYLLAFEKAVTEAHAWLVMSSYNSINGVTATENELLETPLNSEWGFDGVVVSDWTGVRSVESAKHSQDLVMPGPDGPWGDALVAAVRAGEVSEDAIDRKVLRLLQLAARVGALDGFEPVAATPTTVEDGIAFVREAAAAGTVLAHDRGGAVPVDPSAVRSIAVVGHNARFARTQGGGSATVLPEKVVTPIEGIEEAFPDATVTYSVGAVVQEGVAELPLDRITNPETGESGVRVSFRSGDDELFAEDRRATALVWFGGDAPIERSDTVRFSTRYTPEVTGEILLGVASVGHSVIRVDGEVVLDGTSEAVGDDLGAAFLAPPSQSAAVAVVEGRPIDVVIDHTIGASALGGALSYTFGIEPDDGDPSGLIDEAVAAAAAADLTIVVVGTNSKVESEGFDRTSLGLPGRQDELVSRVAAAAATTVVVVNAGSPVTMPWRDEVDALFLTWFGGQEYGHALGDVLTGAVEPGGRLPTTWPATHADVPVIDVTPVDGEVVYDEGIHIGYRAWLKAGTTPAYPFGHGLGYTTWSLSGLDVTPSVTEGGAVQVAVDVANTGAREGKHVVQVYASRADSVVDRPALWLVGFAPVVVSAGGTRRVELSVPARAFADWRDGAWAHEPGAFTLHVGSSVTELPLETTVVLEG, encoded by the coding sequence ATGACCCTCCACAGCGACGGCGACGCGGCCGACGACCAGGCCCGCCACGACCTTGCCCGCCACGACCTTGCCCGCCACGACCAGGCCCGACTCGTCGAGCTCCTCGGGCGACTCACCCTCGACGAGAAGGTGCAGCTGCTGACCGGCCGCGACTTCTGGACGACCCACCCGAACGAGAAGATCGGGCTGCGGCGCATCCTGGTCAGCGACGGCCCCAGCGGGGTGCGCGGCGAGGTGTGGGACGAACGCTCGCCGTCCCTGAACCTGCCCAGCGCCTCCTCGCTCTCGTCGTCCTGGGACCCCGACCTGGCCCGCCGCTACGGTGCCGCGGCCGCCGTCGAGGCCCGCCGGAAGGGCGTCGACGTCGTGCTCGGCCCGACCATCAACCTGCACCGGTCGCCCCTCGGCGGGCGGCACTTCGAGGCGTTCAGCGAGGACCCCGTGCTCACCGCCGAGCTCGCCGCCGCGTACGTCCACGGCGTGCAGGACAACGGCGTCGGCGCGACGCCCAAGCACTACGTCGCCAACGACTACGAGACCGACCGCTTCACCGCGAGCACCGTGGTGAGCGACCGGGCCCTCCGCGAGCTCTACCTGCTGGCGTTCGAGAAGGCCGTCACCGAGGCGCACGCCTGGCTGGTCATGTCGTCGTACAACTCGATCAACGGCGTCACCGCGACCGAGAACGAGTTGCTCGAGACCCCGCTGAACAGCGAGTGGGGCTTCGACGGCGTCGTGGTCAGCGACTGGACGGGCGTCCGCAGCGTCGAGAGCGCGAAGCACTCGCAGGACCTCGTGATGCCCGGCCCGGACGGCCCGTGGGGCGACGCGCTCGTCGCCGCCGTGCGGGCGGGCGAGGTGTCCGAGGACGCGATCGACCGCAAGGTGTTGCGCCTGCTTCAGCTCGCCGCCCGCGTCGGCGCCCTCGACGGCTTCGAACCGGTGGCCGCGACGCCGACCACCGTCGAGGACGGCATCGCCTTCGTGCGCGAGGCCGCGGCCGCCGGCACCGTCCTGGCCCACGACCGAGGAGGCGCGGTGCCGGTCGACCCCTCGGCCGTCCGGTCGATCGCGGTCGTCGGCCACAACGCCCGCTTCGCCCGCACCCAGGGCGGCGGCAGCGCCACCGTGCTGCCCGAGAAGGTCGTCACGCCGATCGAGGGCATCGAGGAGGCCTTCCCCGACGCGACCGTGACGTACTCGGTCGGTGCCGTCGTGCAAGAAGGGGTGGCCGAGCTGCCCCTCGACCGCATCACCAACCCCGAGACGGGCGAATCCGGCGTCCGCGTGTCGTTCCGCTCGGGCGACGACGAACTGTTCGCCGAGGACCGCCGGGCCACCGCGCTCGTCTGGTTCGGCGGCGACGCCCCCATCGAGCGCAGCGACACCGTGCGGTTCTCGACCCGGTACACGCCCGAGGTCACGGGCGAGATCCTGCTCGGCGTGGCCTCGGTCGGCCACTCGGTGATCCGGGTCGACGGCGAGGTCGTGCTCGACGGCACGAGCGAGGCCGTCGGCGACGACCTCGGTGCGGCGTTCCTCGCGCCGCCGTCGCAGTCGGCCGCCGTGGCGGTCGTCGAGGGTCGACCGATCGACGTCGTGATCGACCACACCATCGGGGCGAGCGCGCTCGGCGGAGCCCTGAGCTACACCTTCGGCATCGAGCCCGACGACGGCGACCCGTCCGGGCTGATCGACGAGGCCGTCGCGGCCGCGGCGGCCGCCGACCTGACGATCGTCGTCGTGGGGACCAACAGCAAGGTCGAGTCCGAGGGTTTCGACCGCACCTCGCTCGGCCTGCCCGGACGTCAGGACGAGCTCGTCTCGCGCGTGGCCGCGGCCGCCGCGACCACCGTCGTCGTGGTCAACGCGGGGTCGCCGGTCACCATGCCCTGGCGTGACGAGGTCGACGCGCTGTTCCTCACCTGGTTCGGCGGTCAGGAGTACGGGCACGCGCTCGGCGACGTCCTCACCGGTGCCGTCGAGCCCGGCGGCCGCCTGCCCACGACCTGGCCCGCCACCCACGCGGACGTGCCCGTCATCGACGTCACCCCCGTCGACGGCGAGGTCGTCTACGACGAGGGCATCCACATCGGCTACCGCGCCTGGCTCAAGGCCGGGACGACGCCGGCCTACCCGTTCGGGCACGGCCTCGGCTACACGACCTGGTCGCTGTCGGGCCTCGACGTGACGCCGTCGGTGACCGAGGGAGGCGCGGTGCAGGTGGCCGTCGACGTCGCCAACACCGGTGCTCGCGAGGGCAAGCACGTGGTGCAGGTCTACGCGTCGCGCGCCGACTCCGTGGTGGATCGTCCGGCGCTCTGGCTGGTCGGGTTCGCGCCCGTCGTGGTGTCGGCCGGAGGGACGCGTCGCGTCGAGCTGAGCGTCCCGGCCCGCGCCTTCGCCGACTGGCGGGACGGGGCCTGGGCCCACGAGCCGGGTGCGTTCACGCTGCACGTCGGCTCGTCGGTAACCGAGCTGCCGCTCGAGACGACGGTGGTGCTCGAGGGGTGA
- a CDS encoding DUF7059 domain-containing protein, with the protein MPPTTPTDASTPHLSTDPELLARLRADLASSGFTVERLQGADAWGSHAGAALFRGERVAARRALARSAARDESVRPAATLASLFVLGYPQGLDAVADALPTLGAEGAVALGLVASEGDSVRALVDLRPYAFVDAFGEASWWIASDLGELVVEGALREDHVLGVGGASATLAGLMISRQVDRALDLGTGCGIQALHAARHARHVVATDISQRALDYAAFNAALNLVDGIELRLGSLFEPVAGETFDHIVSNPPFVITPRAEGVPEYEYRDGGMVGDDLVASVVEGLGRHLAPGGVAQLLGNWESGGAGAVAGKRGAYSVADWAARGGVPVDVWVVEREVQDPTAYSETWIRDGGTRPGSADFERLYEAWLGDFEARGVVEVGFGYLTVRRPADDASLPVVRTERLLGGLGQNDVGLGAHLLGTLDAIELVRDLDDVQLAARRLVVAGDVTEERHYWPGNDDPTVISLRQGGGFARTVDSGTALSALVGACDGELSVGAIVGALAQLLGADEAALRAELLPQVRELVTTGMLRA; encoded by the coding sequence GTGCCTCCGACGACCCCGACCGACGCCTCGACGCCCCACCTCTCGACCGATCCCGAGCTGCTCGCGCGGCTGAGGGCCGACCTGGCGTCGTCCGGGTTCACGGTCGAGCGGCTGCAGGGTGCCGACGCCTGGGGCTCGCACGCCGGCGCCGCTCTCTTCCGCGGCGAGCGGGTCGCCGCCCGTCGTGCCCTCGCCCGCAGCGCCGCGCGCGACGAGTCGGTGCGTCCGGCCGCCACGCTCGCGTCGCTGTTCGTGCTCGGCTACCCGCAGGGCCTCGACGCGGTCGCCGACGCCCTGCCGACCCTGGGTGCCGAGGGTGCTGTCGCCCTCGGGCTCGTGGCGAGCGAGGGCGACTCGGTCCGTGCGCTCGTCGACCTCCGCCCCTACGCCTTCGTCGACGCCTTTGGCGAGGCGAGCTGGTGGATCGCCTCCGACCTCGGCGAGCTCGTCGTCGAGGGGGCTCTCCGCGAGGACCACGTGCTCGGCGTCGGGGGAGCCTCGGCCACGCTCGCCGGCCTGATGATCTCGCGCCAGGTCGACCGGGCGCTCGACCTCGGCACGGGCTGTGGCATCCAGGCCCTGCACGCGGCCCGGCACGCGCGGCACGTCGTGGCCACCGACATCTCGCAGCGCGCCCTCGACTACGCCGCGTTCAACGCCGCGCTCAACCTGGTCGACGGCATCGAGCTGCGCCTCGGCAGCCTCTTCGAGCCCGTCGCAGGCGAGACCTTCGACCACATCGTCTCGAACCCGCCGTTCGTCATCACGCCGCGGGCCGAGGGCGTGCCCGAGTACGAGTACCGCGACGGCGGCATGGTCGGCGACGATCTCGTCGCCTCGGTCGTCGAGGGCCTCGGCCGCCACCTCGCGCCGGGCGGCGTCGCGCAACTGCTGGGCAACTGGGAGTCCGGAGGCGCGGGTGCGGTCGCCGGCAAGAGGGGTGCGTACTCGGTCGCCGACTGGGCGGCCCGGGGCGGCGTGCCCGTCGACGTCTGGGTCGTCGAGCGCGAGGTGCAGGACCCGACCGCGTATTCCGAGACCTGGATCCGCGACGGCGGCACCCGACCGGGCTCGGCGGACTTCGAGCGCCTGTACGAGGCGTGGCTCGGCGACTTCGAGGCCCGGGGCGTCGTCGAGGTCGGCTTCGGCTACCTGACGGTGCGGCGACCCGCGGACGACGCGAGCCTGCCCGTGGTGCGCACGGAGCGCCTCCTCGGCGGTCTCGGCCAGAACGACGTCGGACTCGGCGCCCACCTGCTCGGCACGCTCGACGCCATCGAGCTGGTGCGCGACCTCGACGACGTGCAGCTCGCCGCGCGTCGGCTGGTCGTCGCGGGGGACGTGACCGAGGAGCGACACTACTGGCCCGGCAACGACGACCCCACGGTCATCTCGTTGCGACAGGGCGGCGGCTTCGCCCGGACGGTCGACTCGGGCACGGCCCTGTCCGCGCTGGTCGGTGCCTGCGACGGCGAGCTCAGCGTCGGCGCCATCGTCGGCGCGCTGGCCCAGCTGCTCGGGGCGGACGAGGCCGCGCTGCGGGCGGAACTGCTGCCGCAGGTCCGCGAACTGGTGACGACGGGCATGCTGCGGGCCTGA